In Oryza sativa Japonica Group chromosome 2, ASM3414082v1, the following are encoded in one genomic region:
- the LOC4330101 gene encoding cold-responsive protein kinase 1 isoform X2 — protein MALMKRCFCGSQEDIKELLNLKNVQLFSYREIRAATNNFDDGNKIGRGGFGTVYKGTFEDGTAFAAKVLSAESEQGINEFLTEIESITEAKHANLVRLLGCCVQRQNRILIYEYVENNSLDNALQAAGVTDLSWSTRSDICMGVAKGLSYLHEEHEPSIVHRDIKASNVLLDRNYIPKIGDFGIAKLFPDNVSHVSTRVIGTTGYMAPEYVVHGQLTKKADVYSFGVLILEIISGRRMSQTIRSGMFLVRQAWMLHEQGSLLDMVDPSMKGGYPEEEALKFIKVALACTQAKPCSRPTMRQVVKLLSRPVCLEELEMLCPGFVGDGHTHDAAAADTVGSPGVMVVSPALSPKVRWPTGTATTTTTEH, from the exons ATGGCTCTGATGAAGAGATGCTTCTGTGGATCCCAAGAAGATATCAAAG AGCTTCTGAACTTGAAAAATGTCCAGCTATTCTCCTATAGAGAGATCAGAGCAGCAACAAACAACTTCGACGATGGCAACAAGATAGGCCGAGGTGGATTTGGAACTGTGTACAAG GGAACTTTTGAAGATGGTACTGCATTTGCTGCAAAGGTTCTGTCTGCTGAATCTGAACAAGGGATCAACGAATTCCTGACCGAAATCGAGAGCATTACTGAAGCTAAGCACGCAAACCTTGTCAGGTTGCTGGGCTGCTGTGTTCAGAGGCAAAACAGGATCCTGATTTACGAGTACGTCGAGAACAACAGCCTTGACAATGCATTGCAGG CTGCTGGAGTAACTGACCTCAGCTGGAGCACAAGATCGGACATCTGTATGGGAGTGGCCAAGGGACTGAGCTATCTTCACGAAGAGCACGAGCCAAGCATTGTGCACAGAGACATCAAGGCTAGCAACGTTCTCCTTGACAGAAACTACATCCCAAAAATCGGAGACTTTGGAATTGCCAAGCTGTTCCCGGACAATGTTAGTCATGTTAGCACACGTGTGATTGGGACAAC TGGCTACATGGCACCTGAATACGTCGTGCACGGACAGCTGACGAAGAAGGCAGATGTCTACAGCTTCGGAGTGCTCATTCTTGAGATCATCAGTGGAAGGAGGATGTCGCAGACCATTCGATCAGGCATGTTTCTCGTGCGGCAG GCGTGGATGCTGCACGAACAGGGCAGCCTGCTGGACATGGTGGATCCGAGCATGAAGGGAGGTTacccggaggaggaggcgctcaAGTTCATCAAGGTGGCGCTGGCCTGCACGCAGGCGAAGCCGTGCAGCCGGCCGACGATGCGGCAGGTGGTGAAGCTGCTGTCGCGGCCGGTGTGCTTGGAAGAGCTGGAGATGCTCTGCCCGGGCTTCGTCGGTGACGGCCACACCCAcgacgctgcggcggcggacacCGTCGGTAGCCCAGGCGTGATGGTCGTCTCGCCGGCTCTCTCGCCGAAGGTGAGGTGGCCGACGGGGACCGCAACGACCACTACTACCGAACACTAG
- the LOC4330102 gene encoding CBS domain-containing protein CBSX5, whose product MAASLLSHVVSDLCIGKPPARVLPPSTPVAAALAALRTGDDPFVFVVDADEALRHSRGKKIAAGCVVVKVSVADVLCYVCGDADNLSDPAAALGRPVSALAAAVHAGGGDHHGAALRVDSLTSLLDAIDALLSNDAQTLLVPLHAHAARSRKHHHVHVSGCSPANPAAATDYCVLTREDIVRHLFSYSISLFAPVAARTVASLGLVRRDVHAVHADDDALDAIPLLRRSIADGTAVAVVADDDALVGEICPGVLGSCDIESASAAFAALSAGDVMTYIDCSLSPPEFLLRSIRAQLKGRGMDAMADLMDAADDAASSLPLSPSSSSSASSDEDSPFGRARRARRSSSGSFRWRSTKDVAACHAGSSLVAVMAQALAHRVGYVWVVDEVSGALTGVVSFGDVLAVLREHLRDGDTQMN is encoded by the exons ATGGCGGCGAGCCTTCTGTCCCACGTCGTGTCCGATCTCTGCATCGGCAAGCCGCCGGCGCGCGTGCTGCCGCCGTCCACTCCCGTCGcggccgccctcgccgcgctccgCACCGGAGATGACCccttcgtcttcgtcgtcgacGCTGATGAGGCGCTCCGCCACTCCCGCGGGAAGAAGATCGCCGCGGGGTGCGTCGTCGTCAAGGTTAGCGTCGCGGACGTGCTCTGCTACGTGTGCGGCGACGCGGACAACCTCAGCGACCCCGCGGCCGCGCTCGGCCGGCCCGTGTCCGCGCTCGCGGCGGCCGTGCACGCTGGTGGTGGCGATCATCacggcgccgccctccgcgtCGACTCGCTCACAAG CCTGCTCGACGCCATTGACGCGCTGCTGAGCAACGACGCTCAGACCCTGCTCGTCCCGCTCCACGCGCACGCCGCCCGCAGCAGGAAGCACCACCACGTACACGTCTCCGGCTGCTCCCCGgccaaccccgccgccgccactgacTACTGCGTGCTGACGCGGGAAGACATCGTCCGCCACCTCTTCAGCTACTCCATCTCCCTGTTCGCCCCCGTCGCGGCGCgcaccgtcgcctccctcggcctCGTCCGCCGGGACGTGCACGCCGTGCACGCAGACGACGACGCGCTCGACGCCATCCCGCTCCTGCGGAGATCCATCGCGGACGGCACCGCCGtggccgtcgtcgccgatgACGACGCCCTGGTCGGCGAGATCTGCCCCGGAGTTCTCGGCTCGTGCGACATCGAGTCGGCGTCCGCGGCCttcgccgcgctctccgccgGCGACGTCATGACGTACATAGACTGCTCGTTGTCTCCGCCGGAGTTCTTGCTTCGCTCCATCAGGGCGCAGCTCAAGGGCAGGGGCATGGACGCCATGGCCGACCTCATGGACGCCGCGGACGACGCTGCCTCGTCTCTGCCGTTATCCccatcgtcttcctcgtcgGCATCGTCCGACGAGGACTCACCTTTTGGGCGTGCGCGGCGCGCAAGGAGGTCGTCGTCGGGAAGCTTCAGGTGGAGGTCGACGAAGGACGTCGCCGCATGCCATGCTGGGAGCTCGCTGGTGGCAGTCATGGCGCAGGCTCTTGCGCACCGAGTCGGGTACGTCTGGGTCGTCGACGAGGTCAGCGGCGCGCTAACCGGAGTCGTGAGCTTCGGAGATGTACTTGCGGTGCTCCGGGAGCATCTCCGTGATGGTGATACGCAGATGAACTGA
- the LOC4330101 gene encoding cold-responsive protein kinase 1 isoform X1, with the protein MALMKRCFCGSQEDIKELLNLKNVQLFSYREIRAATNNFDDGNKIGRGGFGTVYKGTFEDGTAFAAKVLSAESEQGINEFLTEIESITEAKHANLVRLLGCCVQRQNRILIYEYVENNSLDNALQGSAAGVTDLSWSTRSDICMGVAKGLSYLHEEHEPSIVHRDIKASNVLLDRNYIPKIGDFGIAKLFPDNVSHVSTRVIGTTGYMAPEYVVHGQLTKKADVYSFGVLILEIISGRRMSQTIRSGMFLVRQAWMLHEQGSLLDMVDPSMKGGYPEEEALKFIKVALACTQAKPCSRPTMRQVVKLLSRPVCLEELEMLCPGFVGDGHTHDAAAADTVGSPGVMVVSPALSPKVRWPTGTATTTTTEH; encoded by the exons ATGGCTCTGATGAAGAGATGCTTCTGTGGATCCCAAGAAGATATCAAAG AGCTTCTGAACTTGAAAAATGTCCAGCTATTCTCCTATAGAGAGATCAGAGCAGCAACAAACAACTTCGACGATGGCAACAAGATAGGCCGAGGTGGATTTGGAACTGTGTACAAG GGAACTTTTGAAGATGGTACTGCATTTGCTGCAAAGGTTCTGTCTGCTGAATCTGAACAAGGGATCAACGAATTCCTGACCGAAATCGAGAGCATTACTGAAGCTAAGCACGCAAACCTTGTCAGGTTGCTGGGCTGCTGTGTTCAGAGGCAAAACAGGATCCTGATTTACGAGTACGTCGAGAACAACAGCCTTGACAATGCATTGCAGG GTTCAGCTGCTGGAGTAACTGACCTCAGCTGGAGCACAAGATCGGACATCTGTATGGGAGTGGCCAAGGGACTGAGCTATCTTCACGAAGAGCACGAGCCAAGCATTGTGCACAGAGACATCAAGGCTAGCAACGTTCTCCTTGACAGAAACTACATCCCAAAAATCGGAGACTTTGGAATTGCCAAGCTGTTCCCGGACAATGTTAGTCATGTTAGCACACGTGTGATTGGGACAAC TGGCTACATGGCACCTGAATACGTCGTGCACGGACAGCTGACGAAGAAGGCAGATGTCTACAGCTTCGGAGTGCTCATTCTTGAGATCATCAGTGGAAGGAGGATGTCGCAGACCATTCGATCAGGCATGTTTCTCGTGCGGCAG GCGTGGATGCTGCACGAACAGGGCAGCCTGCTGGACATGGTGGATCCGAGCATGAAGGGAGGTTacccggaggaggaggcgctcaAGTTCATCAAGGTGGCGCTGGCCTGCACGCAGGCGAAGCCGTGCAGCCGGCCGACGATGCGGCAGGTGGTGAAGCTGCTGTCGCGGCCGGTGTGCTTGGAAGAGCTGGAGATGCTCTGCCCGGGCTTCGTCGGTGACGGCCACACCCAcgacgctgcggcggcggacacCGTCGGTAGCCCAGGCGTGATGGTCGTCTCGCCGGCTCTCTCGCCGAAGGTGAGGTGGCCGACGGGGACCGCAACGACCACTACTACCGAACACTAG